In the SAR86 cluster bacterium genome, ACAAGTTGCTTTAAGATATTTTAAAGGACTTGGTTTTGCACCTGAAAGCTTAAAGAATAGCTCCATATCTGCTATTCCTCCTTCATGGAGATATGATCTAACTATTGAAGCAGATTTGGTTGAAGAGTTAGCTAGGCTGGAGGGTTATGATTCTCTTCCACAATTATCACTAAGCCCAATTTACAAAAAAATAGAACTAAATTCACAAAGTCATTTGAGTGATCTTTTGTCAGCCAAAGGCTTCAATGAGATTATAAGCTACTCTTTTATCAGTAAAGATGACCATGATCTTTTTGGCGAAGGAGTGGCAGCTCTGGAAGTAAAAAATCCCATTTCGCAAAATATGTCAGTTATGAGAACGAACCTTGTTTCAGGTTTGGTGAATACTTTTCTGCATAATCTCAATCATGGGCAAGATTCTCAGAGACTATTTGAAATTGGAAATACATTTTCTTTAAAAAACACTAAAGAGGTAGCTGAAAGAAATACTCTTGCCGGTTTGATGAATGGAAAAGTTAATGAAGATAACTGGAAAGAAAAAGCAAAAGATATTTCATTCTATGATGTAAAAGGTGTTGTTCAAGATCTCCTTAGAGAATTCAAAGGATCTGTTGTATTCGAGAACTGTAAAATAGATTTTTTACATCCTGGCATATCTAGCTTAATAAAAATAAATAAAAAAATTATTGGGTTTATGGGTTCTCTTCAACCAATATACTTAGATCGGTTAGGTTTAAGCAAAGATATCTATATTTTCTCAATAGAACTGAATGGTCTTCAAAAAAATGTCTCAACCTCTTATAAAGAGTTTTCAAAATTCCCCTCAAGCTCAAGAGATTTGTCATTTGTCGTAAATAAAAGTATTGCTTCTTCATCAATTGAGAATGTTATTAAATCCGCAGCGGGTAAATTCTTTAAAGATATTGAAATATTCGATGTTTATGAAGGGAAAGGCATTGAAGAAGTGAAAAAAAGTATAGCGATTTCAGTATCTTGGCAATCAACCAAACAAACACTTAAGGACTCTGATATTGATTCCGCAGTAGAAAGAATAGTAAACTCGATGAAAAAAGAATTGGGTGGAGAAATAAGAGTTTAA is a window encoding:
- the pheT gene encoding phenylalanine--tRNA ligase subunit beta, whose translation is MQFSKNWLKDFIDIDLSTEIICSQLTMAGLEVDGYEDVTSKITGKDSIIKLDITPNRGDCFSILGVARELSVINNLKLSLPDISSIDGTFKDKIKVKACPEAPSYFGRTIRDISVNSKTLPLIAERLKFSDQKLIDPVVDITNYILLELGQPLHAFDRDKLRGNITVRNAFNKEKIKLLDDQELVLDDSCLVISDEESAVAFAGIMGGKESAVSASTNSIFLESAFFKPSTIRGKARRYGFQTDASLRFERGVDYKIQEIAIDRASILLRDTIGGKFSKVTSSTLKNQLPKQTKINLDLEKSNGLLGTKISKQVALRYFKGLGFAPESLKNSSISAIPPSWRYDLTIEADLVEELARLEGYDSLPQLSLSPIYKKIELNSQSHLSDLLSAKGFNEIISYSFISKDDHDLFGEGVAALEVKNPISQNMSVMRTNLVSGLVNTFLHNLNHGQDSQRLFEIGNTFSLKNTKEVAERNTLAGLMNGKVNEDNWKEKAKDISFYDVKGVVQDLLREFKGSVVFENCKIDFLHPGISSLIKINKKIIGFMGSLQPIYLDRLGLSKDIYIFSIELNGLQKNVSTSYKEFSKFPSSSRDLSFVVNKSIASSSIENVIKSAAGKFFKDIEIFDVYEGKGIEEVKKSIAISVSWQSTKQTLKDSDIDSAVERIVNSMKKELGGEIRV